From Nicotiana tabacum cultivar K326 chromosome 20, ASM71507v2, whole genome shotgun sequence, one genomic window encodes:
- the LOC107767361 gene encoding uncharacterized protein LOC107767361 codes for MVVDMDVEELLIMGDSDLIIRQAQGEWKTRDIKLIPYMQHVEDLSKRFKSVQFRYIPRFHNEFVDALATLAVMLPYLGNVHIDSLDIQIREKHGYCNAVEIETDFQPWYHDIKRFLKTKEYPKQTSGDQKRTIRRLANNFFLSGDVLYKRTPDLNLLRCVDAQEARKIINEVHSGVCGPHMNGYVLVKKILRRVIIR; via the coding sequence ATGGTAGTTGACATggatgtggaagaattgttaatcatgggagattctgacttgattatTCGGCAAGCTCAAGGTGAATGGAAAACTCGGGACATCAAGCTTATCCCATACatgcaacatgtggaagatcttagcaaacgGTTCAAGTCTGTTCAATTCAGGTACATCCCTCGATTCCACAATGAGTTCGTTGATGCGCTAGCTACCTTGGCGGTAATGTTGCCATATCTGGGTAATGTCCATATTGACTCATTAGATATCCAAATTCGAGAAAAACATGGTTATTGCAATGCAGTTGAAATAGAAACAGAttttcagccatggtatcatgacatcaaaagaTTTTTGAAGACAAAGGAATACCCCAAGCAAaccagtggagaccaaaagagaaccattagaaggctaGCCAACAATTTCTTCTTGAGTGGAGatgtcttgtacaaaagaactccagatttgAATCTTTTAAGGTGCGTAGATGCTCAAGAGGCTAGAAAGATCATAaacgaagtacattcgggagtatGCGGGCCCCATATGAATGGATATGTCCTTGTAAAGAAAATCCTTCGGCGGGTTATTATTAGATGA